CGTCCTATGTGCCAGATTCGTCCCAGAGCAAGCAGGGCGTACTCTACAGCATCATTGCAAAGTTCTAATAATGGGGCCAGAACCATGCATATTTGGGGGGAAACACCTCGTCCTATGGCCATTGGATCCGTGGAGAAGCCCCACCATCTTGCTcaggccatcatcaccggtgtccACCTCTGCGTGTTCTCTGTGCTTCGGTACCTCTGCTCACAAGATGAACAGCGCTGAAGCTACAGGTTAAGGGGAAAATTGCTTGTCTCCTTCCATGCTActcacaagcaagcaagcaagcaagcacatTTCTGCTCACACCACAGACCACACCATTGTTGTCCTCTCCAGCTTGTGCTTCTCCGTGTTGTTACGCCGTGTTCCAATGGCGGCGTCGGTGGTGGTCAATGTCGTTGTCCAACCACTGGTCACAGTCGTGATGGAGAAGGCGTCCAACTACCTCCTTGACAAGTACAAGGTGATGAAGGGCATGGAGGAGCAGCACGAGATACTCAAGCGCCGGCTGCCCGCCATCCTGGACGTCATCGCTGACGCTGAGCAGGCAGCAGCCCACAGGGAAGGTGCGGCTGCCTGGCTCCAGGCCATCAAGAAGGTGACCTACCAGGCGAATGAGGTCTTCGATGAGTTCAAGTACGAGGCGCTTCGTCGGAAGGCTAAAAAGGAGGGGCACTACAAGGAGCTTGGATTCAGTGTGGTAAAACTCTTTCCCACCCACAACCGTTTCATATTCCGTAACAGGATGGGAAGAAAGCTCCGCAAGATTGTGCGGGCTGTTGAGGTGCTTGTGACTGAAATGAATGCCTTTGGCTTTAAGTATCAACAACAACCACCGCAGGTATACAACCAGTGGCGACAGAAGGATCATGATATCCTTGATCCAGAGAAAATTGCCAGCAGATCGAGAGCCAAAGATAAGAAGAAGCTTGTTGATATACTGGTTGGTCAAGCTAACAATGCAGATCTCACGGTTGTTCCCATCGTTGGAATGGGGGGTCTGGGAAAGACCACGTTAGCCCAACTTGTTTACAATGACCCTGAAATTCAGAAGCATTTCAATTTGCTGCTATGGGCATGCATCTCTGACAGCTTTGATGTGGATTCTCTGGCTAACAGTATAGTTAAAGCAGCTCCTGAGAAGAATAGAGCAGAAGTAGCAGCTTCCGTCATGAAAACACCGCTAGATAGGCTTCAGGATGTAGTTAGCAGGCAAAGGTACCTCCTTGTATTGGATGATGTCTGGACACGGGAGGTTCATAAATGGGAGCAGCTCAAGGCCTGCCTTGAACGTGGTGGCATGGGGAGTGTGGTCCTGACAACAACTCGTGATAAAGGAGTTGCAGAAACGATGGGTACCGTTGAAGCTTATAATCTCGGAGCTTTGGGAGGACAGTACATAAAGGAAATTATTGAGACAATGTCATTTAGTTGTTTGAAGAAGGGAGAGGAAAGGCCCGCCGTGCTGGTGAATATGGTTGATGAGATTGTGGAACGATGTGCTGGCTCTCCTTTAGCTGCAATAGCTCTAGGCTCCATACTGCGTAACAAGACCACCGAAGAAGAATGGAAAGTTGTTTCAAGCAGAAGCAACATTTGCACCATGGAGTCTGGAATCTTGCCGATACTCAAGCTCAGTTACAATGACTTGCCGCCACATATGAAGCAATGCTTTGCCTTTTGTGCTATATTTCCCAAAGATTATGAGATTGATGTGGACAAGCTGATCCAACTATGGATTGCACATGGCTTTATTATCCAAGAAAAGCAAGTTCGTCTTGAAAAGATTGGCAAACAGATTTTCAATGAACTAGCCTCAAGGTCATTCTTTCAGGATGTGAAACAAGTCCAGGCCACAGTCAGTGAAATTGAACAGGACGGGGCGTGTTATTTCAGAACTACATGTAAAATTCATGATCTTATGCATGATGTTGCACTGTCTGTAATGGAGAAGGAATGTGCCTTGGTAACTGAGGACCCATGCAAGATTGGATATGTTGTCGCAGCTGAGGAACCAAGTCAGAGTGAGTGGCTTCCAGACACGGCTCGACATTTATTTTTTTCATGCAAGGAACCAGGAAGAAAATTGAATCGTTCTCTCAAGAACAGCTCTCCAGCCATCCAAACACTTCTATGTGATAGCTTTATGAGCAGATCATTGCATCATTTGGCAAAATACAGCTCCTTGCAAGCATTACAGCTCCGTTTGTTGGGATCATTTCCGCTGAAACCAAAACATCTGCATCACCTGAGGTACCTAGATCTCTCAAGAAGTTTAATCAAAGCACTTCCTGAAGATATGAGCATTCTATACAACCTGCAAACGTTGAACCTCTCTGGCTGCGTATCTCTTCATGAACTTCCAAGACAAATGAAGTATATGGCTGCCCTCCGCCACCTTTACACTCATGGTTGTCCAGAGCTGAAAGGCATGCCTAGAGACCTAAAAAAACTCACATCCCTACAGACACTTACATGTTTTGTAGCAGGTAGTGACTCTAATTGCAGCAATGTTGGAGAGCTCGGGAATTTAAACCTCGGTGGTCAACTAGAGTTACATCATCTACAGAACGTGACAGAAGAAGCTGCAAAAGCTGCAAACCTCGTGATGAAGAAGGAAGTAACAGAACTGACATTAAAATGGACTGTTGGATCGGAAAACGATGTTGATAAATCTAGCAGTCGGGATGATGCAAAAGTGCTCGAGGAACTTAAACCTCATGATGGGCTGCATGCTATAAGGATACACACCTATGGAGGCACCACCTTTCCAACATGGacaactatgttacaaaacattgTCGTGATCCATATTTCTCATTGTAACAAACTGCAATGGTTCTTTAGTGGTGACATTAATACATCCTTTGCATTTCCAAACCTGAAGGAGCTTACGTTGCGAGAGCTTGTCTCCTTTGAAAGATGGTGGGAAATAGATAATGGAATGCAAGGTGAAGTGATCATGTTTCCTCGGCTTGAGAAATTGTGTATTAGTCAGTGTGAAAAGTTGACAGCATTGCCAGGGCAACCGACCTTCCCAAACCTCCAGATTACTCGTATCGAGAGATGTCCAGAGTTGACAACTAGATTTGAATCACCAAAGCTCAGTGTATTGAAGATGGAAGGACGTGATGTACAGTTGTTCCAGTGGGTAGCCAGGCATATGACTTCATTGACCAATGTGGAACTGCATAGCCTTGTAGACAGTACGGAAACAACCTCGGCGGTGGCTGAGCATGGTTTGAGGGAAGTTCTGGATTGCAAGGAAAAAGGGAATGATCATGATTTTCCTCTGACAGTTTTGGTGCTACAAAACTTTAAGCCATGTATAAGAGAGCTGTGTTCATGTTTTGCACACCTGCAAGATTTGTCAGTTTGGAGGTGCCATGCACTCCTCCACTGGCCAGAAAAGGAGTTTGAAGGACTGGTATCCTTGAGGAAGCTTGCGATTCACCAATGTGAGAATCTGACTGGATATGCACAAGCTTCTACCGAGCCATCAACATCATCAGAAAAGAGTCAGCTCCTTCCACGTCTAGAGTTACTAGTGCTAAGGAAATGTGAAAGTTTGGTTGAGGTCTTCAATGTCCCTGCATCACTCAGGGTGATGGAAATTCTTTATTGCAAGAAGCTTGAGTCTATATCCGGCAGGAGGCTGCTGCAGGGACAGTCAGCATCGTCGATTCATCAAGGGCCATCTAGTATAGCAGaggtgtcatcatcatcatcatcatcatcatcaccatcatcatctggAGATTGGGCGGAGAATTTGGAAAAATTGAAATTAGTCGAGTGTCATGGCTTAACAGGGGTCCTCCATCTCCCCTCATCCCTGAAGGCTCTAGACATTGATAGTTGCAGTGGGTTGACATCTCTTGAATCTAGCTCAGGAGAGCTTCCATTATTGGAGTGCCTCTACCTTTGGAGTTGCAATAACCTGTTATCCCTACCGGATTGGCCACAAGCATACTCATATCTCCAATGTCTCTACATTATGAACTGCACTGTTATAAAGACGCTCCCTAGAAGCCTGCAGCAACGCCTGGGCACCATCCAGGAGGAACACGTCGATGCTCATTATTACGGAAGTAAGCATGCAGCAATTTCTTTGTTACTCCTTACTAGTGAGCTAATTGTGCTAGTTGGATTACTATAAGAGCATCACTAGTAGTATGACAGAAAAATGAAGCGAAGTAAATGTTCTTTAAAGCTAAATTCGTCATTTCTTAATTTATTGATGTTCCTTAAGTGCAAGTTTTTGCATTATTAACCTGTGCAGATAAGCCAAGGCCTATCCCTATTCTGCTCAAACCAAAGACATGGAAATGTGCCATCCGTAGAGATTAGAGAGCTATAAACAGAATCACGGGACGAGAATACCAATATCGAAGTTATTCCACAGGTTTGTGATGTAGAAATATGCCGATGCTGCCGGAACCTTTGATTGGTCTTCttattttttgcaaaaagaattaagCTCTTGGAATTGTTTGCAGAATTCTTCCAGCACACAGAGACTGGAAAGCGAGTTCACTTGGGGTGGAGCTATTCTCCTGCGAGACGCACACAAGAAGTTGCTGCCATGCTGAACTGCGAGATCCGTAATAAGCGCTTCTATTGGCTATCAACATTCTGCTCCCAGAAAAAGATCTTGTTTGAATAAGAAGTACTTGTACCCACCTCCTTTTACCTAAGGTCATGTCATTGTATTTCTTTTCCAACAAGCATGGCGGTATTCTTGCCCTGGGCAGTGTCAGTTTTTTGTCGAAATTCTGTCGCAGAGTTTCCCAGTTTTATCTATGGACCTGTATAAACAGAGTACTGCCATTTAGAGTAAGTATTCCATCTAGTGCATATATCGGCAGGTGTTATTTATGAAGCTGTTGATTTCCCTTGTGCTTTGCACCAGATCTTATGAAGGGGATTATCCTAGATTTTGCATAGAGACATAGATGCTGATTTTGAAGATTAGCAACAGGAAAAATGCTGTGATCAACATGGTTGCCGCTGCAATGGTGTGGAAACAGAGTAATGGCATTTCTTTTTGGGCGATGCATGTGGTCTGGTTTACAGGTTCTCTGGCACATCTGGAAGCCTCAATGTTAACCAGCTGCTGGGAAGAAAGAACTTGCGCCACAGACCCTGTCGCGGTGGTCAGGCAGCTGTTGAAGACTGTTCACTGAAGAATTAGGATACTCTGTTATTTTCTGCAGTTTCTGATGTTTCTTGCAGTGTTTCCTCGGCTGCCTTAGCAGCGATATGTATCTACCTGGAGCCTTATGATGCCTGTTACTATGTGTTCCGTTTTCAATGAAAATTGGACGGGGTGTGCGCCTTTTGATCGgttcttttcatttttattttcagtgcaatctatgctagaTATAAGATTTCAGTTTCTCAAGATATGATGTTCGCCCGAATCCATTCTGACTTGTTCCTTTGTTTACTGACCATTATATTCATTTGAATCTGTTAATTAACCCTCACACTCTGCTTCTGTTTGTTTCTCAAGACCAGCTGTTGGAATATTTGTTCTCAAATGAGGTTAGGAACTTAACCTTGGTATACAAAATGCGACGTCGCGATCCACTTCAGATTGTAAGTACTAACTAGAGAGCTGGGACTTCAATTTTTCAAGATATGTTGAATTTTTTATGTTCATTGTCATTTTCGGCCTGGTAACTGATCGTCATAGCAGATCAACAGTTTCAGAACCCATACACGCAAGATATATATTGTACAATAGCATGAGGAGTTCGTCAGTCCAGAGAACAACGAAGGGCAATCCGGTGAAGTGTTTCTTTTTCAGTTTTCAGTAGTAGGtactgtactactccctctgtttctaattataagatgttttagatattgcaatatggactatatacaaattaaaatgagtgaatatacacacTAAAACGCGTCTAGGTGCATACGAATCTGAGAAAATAGAGAAAAGCTAAAACatctaatatttaggaacggagggagtatattacatccactaggagaAAAGGGATCAGAAACCAAAATGCGAAAGAAAGAAGACCCCCCAAAAAGCTCTATAAATTTAGGGTTCGCTCCGGCAGCAGCAACTGCAACACATGCATAGCGCGCGAACACAGCATGCAAAGCGGCAAGCAGAGCCTCCTTCCTAACGGGAGACAGAAGTTCCTCATCCTCATCGCTGATCGTCGTCGAGGAGGACGATGTAGAAGAACTTAGGTTGATCATCAGAAAGTTCAGAAAAAGGAATCATGTAAGAAAAGTTCAGAAAAACATTTACGTCACTCTAAGCAACCAATGAGGTAGTGACTACAACAGAATTAGCAAAACGTCTGAATAATTACACGACAGAGTGCAATGAACACGACAATCAATCAGCTGTAGCCCGATTAGGAAGAGAGGTTTATGGGAGTCAAGAAGGGCTCAGATATGCTTATGTTTTTTCGCAGTGGGTTTCAGAGATATTATGTGGTTTTCAGGCCTGCAGGCTGACCGAGCATCCAGAGAAATCACCAACCGCATTTTGGTTGTACTCCTCGATGAACCTGACATCAGGCAGCTTGTCGACGCATGCCCTCGATCTCGAAAATTTCGGTCAGGTGCCTCACTAAACTGCGATGAGTTGACCGCATTCATCTGCATCTGAAACATGGAGTTGTGATACTCTCAGGCAAGTGCAGCAAGATGTAATAGTCAGGTTTCAAGACAGTAGCTTTGGAACAAGCCATGCATGTATGATGCAGAACTGCGGATGAGTGAACTGAGCTGGCTCCGGACGAGCCGCTGCACCGCTGGATCGACCTTCTCACGGGGGAGACACATCACATGACAACAATTTGTTCTACTTTCTTTTTCCAAAAGGAGGAAATAAACTCCCACGATTTTTCCATTCAGTTGCCAAAAATATCACACACAACATGAACATCGAAATAACACTACATAAGACATCAACAACGCTGTTCAATACTTGATAGCACACATCAACATCTCTGTTTTATACTTGTACAACTCTCTGCAAACTTACAACACAAccatgtgaaaaacaagtttcaTTCTGTTCCAATTAACTTCAAACCAGTTGAAAAATCATTCATACTAAATGGGTTACACAAGCAGcacaagaaaaaaaaattaaattcaCACCGTAACTAGGATGAACTTGAAGATTATTTTGATTACTCAAACAATAGAACCATGCTCACCACTGGTCCTAGAGGATGAAGAGGGGCGGTCCACAATGCCAGCGTGTGTGAGCAGTGCCCATAGATGGGTCATGAACTCCCCACCTGCTGCGAGCATCTCTCCATGGATCTCGGCATTGCTTGATGGAGCAAGGAAGAGTAAGAACTCTGCCCAGAAGTCAGCTAGTACCTTCCATCGCCGTTCCTCGGGCAGCACGCCTTTGAGCTCTCTCCCAAGCTTGGCCCCCATCTCTAGGATTGTGCAGTTGTTGTTGTCTGGCAAGACCATCAACATCAGCTTCTCACATCTGTTGCTCATAGTGTCACAACGGGCAAGGCATTTCCGAGTTTCCATGACCACCACATCGAAGATGCGCTGTGTGTCACAGAAATGGTCTGGCAACATTTCTGGAACAAAGGCAACTAGGTAGGCGCAATAATCTGACAGGCTCTTGGCGACAAGGCGGTCGCCGGTGAGGGGCTCCTCGTTCCCGTCGATGGACAAGGTTGTTCCGATGTGCCATGCCAGAATCATGTGGGTGTGTGTGGGTAGTTTGCGGGACTCCAGATCCGACCTTGTATAGAAAAAATCATATAGGAATGCCAGCTCCAGCTCTATAACCCGAAAAGCACCAAGATAGCCATTACTAGCATTCTGAGACTGAGACTCAGACATGAGCACATGAAATACGAAATCTTTTGTCTTGGGAAGGCCAACTTCACCTAGCTGATATCCACAGAATCTTCGCTTCAATAATTTGAACAGTGTGAAGGAGAGTGTAACATCCTTCATAGTTTGCACATTTTCCGCCAAGTCACCGCGAGAGTCCAACCATCGCCAGACTGAATCAATGGTGATGGTCGACTCTTTTAGCTC
The sequence above is drawn from the Triticum aestivum cultivar Chinese Spring chromosome 7A, IWGSC CS RefSeq v2.1, whole genome shotgun sequence genome and encodes:
- the LOC123147018 gene encoding putative disease resistance protein RGA4; protein product: MLLTSKQASKHISAHTTDHTIVVLSSLCFSVLLRRVPMAASVVVNVVVQPLVTVVMEKASNYLLDKYKVMKGMEEQHEILKRRLPAILDVIADAEQAAAHREGAAAWLQAIKKVTYQANEVFDEFKYEALRRKAKKEGHYKELGFSVVKLFPTHNRFIFRNRMGRKLRKIVRAVEVLVTEMNAFGFKYQQQPPQVYNQWRQKDHDILDPEKIASRSRAKDKKKLVDILVGQANNADLTVVPIVGMGGLGKTTLAQLVYNDPEIQKHFNLLLWACISDSFDVDSLANSIVKAAPEKNRAEVAASVMKTPLDRLQDVVSRQRYLLVLDDVWTREVHKWEQLKACLERGGMGSVVLTTTRDKGVAETMGTVEAYNLGALGGQYIKEIIETMSFSCLKKGEERPAVLVNMVDEIVERCAGSPLAAIALGSILRNKTTEEEWKVVSSRSNICTMESGILPILKLSYNDLPPHMKQCFAFCAIFPKDYEIDVDKLIQLWIAHGFIIQEKQVRLEKIGKQIFNELASRSFFQDVKQVQATVSEIEQDGACYFRTTCKIHDLMHDVALSVMEKECALVTEDPCKIGYVVAAEEPSQSEWLPDTARHLFFSCKEPGRKLNRSLKNSSPAIQTLLCDSFMSRSLHHLAKYSSLQALQLRLLGSFPLKPKHLHHLRYLDLSRSLIKALPEDMSILYNLQTLNLSGCVSLHELPRQMKYMAALRHLYTHGCPELKGMPRDLKKLTSLQTLTCFVAGSDSNCSNVGELGNLNLGGQLELHHLQNVTEEAAKAANLVMKKEVTELTLKWTVGSENDVDKSSSRDDAKVLEELKPHDGLHAIRIHTYGGTTFPTWTTMLQNIVVIHISHCNKLQWFFSGDINTSFAFPNLKELTLRELVSFERWWEIDNGMQGEVIMFPRLEKLCISQCEKLTALPGQPTFPNLQITRIERCPELTTRFESPKLSVLKMEGRDVQLFQWVARHMTSLTNVELHSLVDSTETTSAVAEHGLREVLDCKEKGNDHDFPLTVLVLQNFKPCIRELCSCFAHLQDLSVWRCHALLHWPEKEFEGLVSLRKLAIHQCENLTGYAQASTEPSTSSEKSQLLPRLELLVLRKCESLVEVFNVPASLRVMEILYCKKLESISGRRLLQGQSASSIHQGPSSIAEVSSSSSSSSSPSSSGDWAENLEKLKLVECHGLTGVLHLPSSLKALDIDSCSGLTSLESSSGELPLLECLYLWSCNNLLSLPDWPQAYSYLQCLYIMNCTVIKTLPRSLQQRLGTIQEEHVDAHYYGNKPRPIPILLKPKTWKCAIRRD